The sequence GATCTTGCGGATAAGGACGACGACACCTTCGCCATAGCGGGCGGAATGGTGAAGGCTGTGAAGCACCACATCACCAAAACCAAGCAGGAGAAAATGGCGTTCATCACTCTTGAGGATATGCAGGGCGAGGTTGACGTTCTGGTTTTCCCCAAGATGTATCAGGAGAATATCCGCTATCTGGAAGAGGATAAAATAATAGTTATAAAGGGCAGAGTAAGCAAGAAGGACGACCGTGTGAGCTTTAAGGCGGAGCAGATTTTTGATCCTGACGAAACAGTGGAAAAGCTCACCGAAACCGTTGTTATAAAGCTTAACGCAGTGGCTTTCTCCGAGGAACGGATGCAGAAGCTCAGACAGCTTCTCGCAGTGCATCACGGAGATGCGGCGGTTATGTTCGAGGTGGAGATGCCTTCCAAGTTTGTGGTTAAAATGAGCGCCGGTGCTGATTACAAGGTGAAGCCGAGCTTTGCCCTTTTCAAGGAAATAGAGGATATTTTCGGCGAGAAACGCTTTGATGTGAAAGTGAAATCCGAAGAGCTTCAGGACAACGGAAACGGGCGCAGCAATAACTGGCGCAAAAAGCAGTATTCCGGAGGGGCGGCATGAAAAAAGCGCTCACCATTGCCGGAAGCGACTCCGGAGGCGGAGCGGGCATTCAGGCGGATATAAAATCCTTCAGCGCCAACGGTGTTTTCGGTATGAGCGCAATCACGGCAATCACAGCGCAGAACACTTTGGGCGTCACGGATGTCTTTGAGCTTCCCCTGAGTATAATAAATTCGCAGATAGACGCTGTTTTTACTGACATGGGAGCGGACGCTGTTAAAACAGGAATGCTTTCATCGCCTGAAATCGTAATAACTGTTGCGGAAGCAATGAAGAAATACGGCGTGAAAAATCTTGTGGTGGATCCCGTCATGGTGGCTAAGGGTGGAAGCCCGCTTCTCAGGGGAGAGGCGGTGGAGACGGTGAAAAAGCATCTGATCCCGCTGGCGCTTGTTATAACTCCGAATATTCCCGAGGCGGAAGTGCTTCTGGGGCATAAAATAGATAACTTT is a genomic window of Geovibrio thiophilus containing:
- the thiD gene encoding bifunctional hydroxymethylpyrimidine kinase/phosphomethylpyrimidine kinase → MKKALTIAGSDSGGGAGIQADIKSFSANGVFGMSAITAITAQNTLGVTDVFELPLSIINSQIDAVFTDMGADAVKTGMLSSPEIVITVAEAMKKYGVKNLVVDPVMVAKGGSPLLRGEAVETVKKHLIPLALVITPNIPEAEVLLGHKIDNFEEAAEELLALGSANVILKGGHGTGAHSRDLLYDGREFIWLDAPRVATLNTHGTGCTFASAVAAWLAKGYDITEAAFEAKRYITEAIRHADAMNIGKGHGPVNHFY